The following coding sequences lie in one Pantanalinema sp. genomic window:
- the glpK gene encoding glycerol kinase GlpK yields the protein MTARYVLAIDQGTTGSTVLLFDRDGRVAGRAYREVTQHYPQPGWVEHDASEIWRGVQEAIDTCLQAAGATSDAIAGIGITNQRETVVVWDRETGEPVHRAIVWQCRRTAGMCDALRQEGLVDFFASKTGLVLDAYFSGTKLAWLLDRMPGLRERAERGEVLFGTIDSYLLWRLSGGARHATDFSNASRTMLFNLSTLDWDPEILERLVIPRAMLPEVLPNSGEFARTVAHGRLGAGIPVSGMAGDQQAALFGQRCWEEGMGKNTYGTGCFLLVNTGDRPIFSRNRLLTTIAWQIGGKTVYALEGSVFSAGATIQWLRDGLGLISSASQTEALARSVPDTGGVYLVPAFVGLGAPHWDPYARGTIVGITRGTTRAHLVRSALESIAFQSADLIEGMQADTGRAIRELRVDGGASANDFLMQFQADVLGLPVRRAAVVESTAWGAAMLAGLGVGFWQSPEAIPAPAGLMTFESAMAEASRAPLRAAWKRAVSRSRDWVLHEEDGVREPIA from the coding sequence ATGACCGCGCGCTACGTCCTGGCCATCGATCAAGGCACCACCGGCTCCACCGTCCTGCTCTTCGACCGCGACGGCCGCGTGGCGGGCCGCGCCTATCGCGAGGTGACCCAGCACTACCCCCAGCCCGGCTGGGTCGAGCACGACGCCTCCGAGATCTGGCGGGGGGTGCAGGAGGCCATCGACACCTGCCTCCAGGCCGCGGGCGCCACGAGCGATGCGATCGCCGGCATCGGCATCACCAACCAGCGCGAGACGGTGGTGGTCTGGGACCGCGAAACGGGCGAGCCGGTGCACCGGGCGATCGTCTGGCAGTGCCGCCGCACCGCGGGAATGTGCGACGCCCTGCGCCAGGAGGGGCTGGTCGACTTCTTCGCCTCCAAGACCGGCCTGGTGCTGGACGCCTACTTCTCGGGCACCAAGCTTGCTTGGCTGCTCGACCGGATGCCGGGGCTGCGCGAACGCGCCGAGCGCGGCGAGGTCCTCTTCGGGACCATCGACTCCTACCTGCTCTGGCGCCTCTCGGGCGGCGCGCGCCACGCGACGGACTTCTCCAACGCCAGCCGCACCATGCTCTTCAACCTCTCGACCCTCGACTGGGATCCCGAGATCCTGGAGCGCCTCGTCATCCCCCGGGCCATGCTGCCCGAGGTCCTGCCCAACAGCGGCGAGTTCGCCCGCACCGTGGCCCACGGCCGCCTGGGAGCCGGAATCCCCGTTTCGGGGATGGCGGGCGACCAGCAGGCGGCCCTCTTCGGGCAGCGCTGCTGGGAGGAGGGGATGGGCAAGAACACCTATGGCACCGGCTGCTTCCTGCTGGTCAACACGGGCGATCGCCCCATCTTCAGCCGCAATCGCCTCCTGACGACCATCGCCTGGCAGATCGGCGGCAAGACGGTCTACGCCCTGGAGGGCAGCGTCTTCTCGGCAGGAGCCACCATCCAGTGGCTGCGCGACGGGCTGGGCCTCATCTCGAGCGCCTCGCAGACCGAGGCCCTGGCGCGCTCGGTGCCGGACACGGGCGGGGTCTACCTGGTGCCGGCGTTCGTCGGCCTGGGTGCTCCCCACTGGGACCCGTACGCGCGCGGCACCATCGTGGGGATCACCCGCGGCACCACCCGGGCGCACCTGGTGCGCTCGGCCCTCGAGTCCATCGCCTTCCAGAGCGCCGATCTCATCGAGGGGATGCAGGCGGACACGGGCCGCGCCATCCGCGAGCTGCGGGTGGACGGGGGGGCCAGCGCCAACGACTTCCTGATGCAGTTCCAGGCGGACGTGCTGGGCCTGCCCGTTCGCCGGGCGGCCGTCGTCGAGAGCACGGCCTGGGGGGCGGCGATGCTCGCGGGCCTTGGCGTCGGCTTCTGGCAAAGCCCGGAGGCCATCCCGGCGCCTGCGGGCCTCATGACCTTCGAGAGCGCCATGGCCGAAGCGTCGCGCGCTCCTTTGCGCGCGGCCTGGAAGCGCGCCGTTTCGCGCTCGCGCGACTGGGTCCTCCATGAGGAGGACGGCGTCCGCGAGCCCATCGCGTAA
- a CDS encoding cyanophycinase, with product MSTSGFQPRGPRAGRACALVALASLSLTAVAPAAAQVKSGVFVAIGGGPERAEIVSTVLQLAGGKDKHVVVMPTASGAPSESGLAYKQYFLGAGVQDVDSLPIPDRDGANELEPVKVIGRADLLYFTGGDQNRLVNTLTNTAVHGSIQTAWQRAALIAGTSAGAMVWGPEFIANGSSRGALLNGFSRDSQGMPGLELRPGLNLWDNLIVDTHFTEQQRLGRLVLAIASNQGYTGLGIDEGTAAIVTNDTIQAIGTGAVTVLETDKVSASNAETVGPGNPLAIGRVSYHRLIPGKTYLRKWKTIQEEEPLAQAQGQPPRTPYIALAGSDTPPKQSPPISDFVRASGGSQARILLLTGEGATQGARMWKTHLMRLGAAQVVNYQSIELSEQGLALALQQATGIFMLEDGRASLLKALLANQGRLAQVVIDAGNRMPMGAAGNGVRLFGTHAIFGAPGSNDYLSLPGLGILPSAVVDKAFWTTDAVERLVRSSIRGSRSLAVGLSPDNALTISGGQATVFGTSQVMFLEAKDATGFKLAPEDSPGPSGITGMSLSVVPANGSYDLIRREARF from the coding sequence TTGAGCACATCCGGGTTTCAACCGAGGGGGCCTCGCGCGGGCCGCGCCTGCGCGCTCGTCGCGCTGGCGTCTCTTTCGCTCACGGCCGTCGCGCCGGCTGCCGCGCAGGTCAAGAGCGGCGTGTTCGTCGCCATCGGCGGCGGCCCCGAGCGCGCCGAGATCGTCTCGACCGTGCTGCAGCTCGCGGGCGGCAAGGACAAGCACGTGGTGGTGATGCCCACCGCCTCGGGCGCCCCTTCCGAGAGCGGGCTCGCCTACAAGCAATACTTCCTGGGGGCGGGGGTGCAGGACGTGGACAGCCTGCCCATCCCCGACCGGGACGGCGCCAACGAGCTGGAGCCGGTCAAGGTCATCGGCCGGGCCGATCTGCTCTACTTCACCGGCGGCGACCAGAACCGCCTGGTCAACACCCTCACCAACACCGCGGTCCACGGCTCCATCCAGACCGCCTGGCAGCGCGCCGCGCTCATCGCGGGCACCAGCGCGGGCGCCATGGTCTGGGGCCCCGAGTTCATCGCCAACGGCAGCAGCCGCGGCGCGCTGCTCAACGGCTTCAGCCGCGACAGCCAGGGGATGCCCGGCCTGGAGCTGCGCCCCGGGCTCAACCTGTGGGACAACCTGATCGTCGACACCCACTTCACCGAGCAGCAGCGCCTCGGGCGCCTGGTGCTCGCGATCGCGAGCAACCAGGGTTACACCGGCCTCGGCATCGACGAGGGGACGGCTGCGATCGTCACCAACGACACCATCCAGGCGATCGGGACAGGCGCGGTCACCGTCCTCGAGACCGACAAGGTGAGCGCGAGCAACGCCGAGACGGTGGGCCCCGGCAACCCGCTGGCCATCGGCAGGGTCTCGTACCACCGCCTGATCCCAGGCAAGACCTACCTGCGCAAGTGGAAGACGATCCAGGAAGAGGAACCGCTCGCTCAAGCCCAGGGGCAGCCCCCGCGCACGCCCTACATCGCGCTGGCGGGCAGCGACACCCCCCCCAAGCAATCGCCGCCCATCTCGGACTTCGTGCGCGCCAGCGGCGGAAGCCAGGCCCGCATCCTGCTCCTCACCGGCGAGGGCGCCACCCAGGGCGCGCGCATGTGGAAGACCCACCTGATGCGCCTGGGCGCGGCCCAGGTGGTCAACTACCAGTCCATCGAGCTCTCGGAGCAGGGCCTCGCCCTGGCCCTCCAGCAGGCCACGGGCATCTTCATGCTCGAGGACGGCCGCGCGAGCCTCTTGAAGGCCCTGCTCGCCAACCAGGGGCGTCTCGCCCAGGTCGTGATCGACGCGGGCAACCGCATGCCCATGGGGGCCGCGGGCAACGGCGTGCGCCTCTTCGGCACCCATGCGATCTTCGGGGCGCCCGGCTCCAACGACTACCTCTCGCTGCCGGGGCTCGGCATCCTGCCGTCCGCCGTGGTGGACAAGGCGTTCTGGACCACGGACGCGGTCGAGCGACTCGTGCGCTCGTCGATCCGGGGCAGCCGCTCGCTGGCCGTCGGCCTCTCGCCCGACAACGCCCTCACCATATCGGGCGGCCAGGCCACCGTCTTCGGCACCAGCCAGGTCATGTTCCTCGAAGCCAAGGACGCCACGGGCTTCAAGCTCGCCCCCGAGGATTCGCCGGGCCCCTCCGGCATCACGGGAATGTCGCTCTCGGTGGTGCCGGCCAACGGCTCGTACGACCTCATCCGGCGCGAGGCGCGATTCTAA
- a CDS encoding alpha/beta hydrolase codes for MKTGETPRMPTESGIIESGGFQLRYVIEGEGRPAIVIGSAIYYPRTFSQRLREHLRLVFMDHRGFAPEARTTDTAAFELDLLLDDVERVRQELGLGRIVVIGHSGHAFMALEYAKKYPQHVSHVVLIGAGPDYGEASSRAADRYFEDLVAPERKATLERDLRLLPAEIEAAPEKRFITFCVRLGARSWFDHDFDAAPLWEGVDVNMAMFDHVWGTVFRDIDIARGLDAFDKPVFLGLGLYDFLVPPHFTWNPLRSKFKDLTLRLFQRSGHTPQYEEPEAFDGELLGWLSRQG; via the coding sequence ATGAAGACAGGCGAGACCCCGCGCATGCCGACCGAAAGCGGCATTATCGAGTCCGGCGGCTTCCAGCTGCGCTACGTCATCGAAGGAGAGGGCCGCCCCGCCATCGTGATCGGCAGCGCGATCTACTACCCTCGAACCTTCTCGCAGCGCCTGCGCGAACACCTGCGACTGGTGTTCATGGACCACCGGGGCTTCGCGCCGGAAGCGAGGACGACCGACACCGCCGCCTTCGAGCTGGACCTGCTGCTCGACGACGTCGAACGGGTCAGGCAGGAGCTCGGCCTCGGGCGCATCGTGGTCATCGGTCATTCCGGCCACGCCTTCATGGCGCTCGAGTACGCCAAGAAATATCCGCAGCACGTCTCCCACGTCGTCCTGATCGGGGCTGGGCCCGACTACGGCGAGGCCAGCTCGCGGGCCGCGGATCGGTACTTCGAGGACCTGGTCGCCCCGGAGCGCAAAGCGACGCTCGAGCGGGATCTTCGCCTCCTGCCCGCCGAGATCGAGGCGGCTCCGGAGAAGCGCTTCATCACCTTCTGCGTCAGATTGGGGGCGCGAAGCTGGTTCGATCACGACTTCGACGCGGCCCCGCTGTGGGAAGGGGTCGACGTCAACATGGCCATGTTCGACCACGTGTGGGGCACGGTCTTCCGGGACATCGACATCGCGCGCGGCCTGGACGCGTTCGACAAGCCGGTGTTTCTCGGTCTCGGCCTCTACGACTTCCTCGTGCCGCCGCACTTCACCTGGAACCCGCTCCGCTCGAAGTTCAAGGACCTCACGCTGCGCCTCTTCCAGCGCAGCGGCCACACGCCGCAGTACGAAGAGCCGGAGGCCTTCGATGGGGAGCTCCTGGGATGGCTGTCCCGGCAGGGGTGA
- a CDS encoding LysM peptidoglycan-binding domain-containing protein, whose product MTTIKSSPTPATAEGYRQLLNQLDVLTAAQPQAPAPGLGQDTYVPSVQPAQPAPAVVPPEAQNLFKDVVSHFHALMEKLFGKKPEPAAPAQPAPQPAPAPQPAPAAKTHTVVEGDTLSAIARRTLGDGNRWPEIFELNKDQLSNPDVIHPGQVLKLPGGANTSAPAPSAPAPKPPAASGGTYTVGSGDTLSGIAQRALGDGNRWPEIYELNKDQIANPNVIREGQVLKLPQGARSAAPSAPSASTPSGFGGKVASQADALIDSGYKYPPNLTDRYYHSPDKVGCCADFVCDANRRAGFDLNGVMKRLGMNPHYCPSMIQYFREHQTYVKGNSGARVGDTVFFSWDGGPGPDHVAVVTEVDGQGRPTRIRESYDFNLPARERAIGNSLDNVLGFGRISNA is encoded by the coding sequence ATGACGACGATCAAATCCAGCCCGACTCCCGCCACCGCCGAAGGCTATCGCCAGCTGCTGAACCAGCTCGACGTCCTGACCGCCGCGCAGCCGCAGGCCCCCGCGCCCGGCCTCGGCCAGGACACCTACGTTCCGAGCGTCCAGCCCGCCCAGCCGGCGCCGGCCGTCGTGCCGCCCGAGGCCCAGAACCTCTTCAAGGACGTCGTCAGCCACTTCCACGCGCTGATGGAAAAGCTCTTCGGCAAGAAGCCCGAGCCCGCCGCGCCCGCTCAGCCTGCGCCCCAGCCCGCTCCCGCACCGCAGCCCGCTCCTGCGGCCAAGACCCACACGGTGGTGGAGGGCGACACCCTCTCGGCGATCGCCAGGCGCACCCTGGGCGACGGCAACCGCTGGCCCGAGATCTTCGAGCTCAACAAGGACCAGCTTTCGAACCCCGACGTCATCCACCCCGGCCAGGTCCTGAAGCTGCCCGGCGGCGCGAACACGAGCGCCCCTGCCCCGAGCGCCCCGGCTCCGAAGCCCCCCGCGGCCTCCGGCGGGACCTACACCGTCGGCAGCGGCGACACCCTCTCGGGGATCGCCCAGCGCGCCCTGGGCGACGGCAACCGCTGGCCCGAGATCTACGAGCTCAACAAGGACCAGATCGCGAACCCCAACGTCATCCGCGAGGGGCAGGTCCTCAAGCTGCCCCAGGGCGCGAGGAGCGCGGCCCCTTCCGCCCCCTCGGCGAGCACGCCGAGCGGCTTCGGCGGCAAGGTCGCCTCGCAGGCGGATGCCCTCATCGACAGCGGCTACAAGTACCCGCCCAACCTCACGGACAGGTACTATCACTCGCCCGACAAGGTGGGCTGCTGCGCCGACTTCGTCTGCGATGCCAACCGCCGCGCCGGCTTCGACCTCAACGGCGTCATGAAGCGGCTGGGGATGAACCCCCACTACTGCCCCTCGATGATCCAGTACTTCCGCGAGCACCAGACCTACGTCAAGGGCAACTCCGGCGCCAGGGTCGGCGACACCGTGTTCTTCAGCTGGGACGGCGGGCCGGGGCCCGACCACGTGGCCGTGGTGACCGAGGTCGACGGCCAGGGCCGCCCGACCCGCATCAGGGAGTCGTACGACTTCAACCTGCCCGCCCGCGAGCGCGCCATCGGCAACTCGCTGGACAACGTCCTCGGCTTCGGCCGGATCAGCAACGCCTAG
- a CDS encoding response regulator, translating into MSDRTVLIVDDEPDIREIAALCFELAGGYRVLSARSGQEAIAVARAEQPEAVLMDVMMPEMDGPTLVRHLRADTATARIPVVLLTAKALPQDRYDLQAMGVQGAIVKPFDPLRLVASVEEALGWGV; encoded by the coding sequence GTGAGCGACCGAACGGTCCTCATCGTGGACGACGAGCCCGACATCCGGGAGATTGCCGCCCTCTGCTTCGAGCTCGCCGGGGGCTACCGGGTGCTGAGCGCGCGCTCGGGCCAGGAGGCCATCGCCGTGGCGCGAGCGGAGCAGCCGGAGGCCGTCCTCATGGACGTCATGATGCCCGAGATGGACGGCCCCACGCTCGTGCGTCACCTCCGAGCCGACACGGCGACCGCGCGGATCCCGGTGGTGCTGCTGACGGCCAAGGCGCTGCCCCAGGACCGGTACGACCTGCAGGCCATGGGGGTCCAGGGGGCCATCGTCAAGCCGTTCGACCCGCTGCGCCTGGTGGCCTCGGTGGAGGAGGCTCTGGGCTGGGGGGTCTGA
- a CDS encoding PAS domain S-box protein: protein MTMRSHPAHAAELEAVLKARDIRADAELESLEQALLERDQALSALQDLHDRYEALLRAQSEVGECFAIVRDSRIIYANEAYCALTGFSSEELLALPDVGDLLHSSVRDSYQAHVSCRDPEAPIKDRYETLLARKDGTPVEVEVVVRGTQAGPYALHFTIIREITEKKRASERLRESEARYRLLFEHSSDAVLIASPEEGVLTANPAACKVFGYTVEEFRRLRRAQLVDASDPRFTDAAVARELTGQFRGELTLIRKGGERFPAEVASASFEDQDGRLTSGMIIRDITERRMVERMKDEFISVVSHELRTPLTALRGALGLLSGDRLGSLSAQGDRMLAIALGNAERLMRLVNDILDVERMATGHLALAFAEVDAGALLIRAAEAMRALALEAEVTLEVRPVAHGVRADEDRIMQALTNLLSNAIKFSPPGGIVTLGAEPQGDLLRFSIADEGRGIPFEMQEAVFERFRQVDASDSREKGGTGLGLPICRSIVEQHGGRIWAASRVGAGSTFHFTLPRVARGENQP from the coding sequence ATGACGATGCGAAGCCACCCCGCTCATGCGGCCGAGCTCGAAGCCGTCTTGAAGGCGAGGGACATCCGGGCCGATGCCGAGCTCGAATCGCTCGAACAGGCGCTTCTCGAGCGGGACCAGGCCCTGTCCGCCCTCCAGGATCTGCACGATCGCTACGAGGCGCTGCTGCGGGCTCAGAGCGAGGTCGGCGAGTGCTTCGCCATCGTCCGTGATTCGCGGATCATCTACGCCAACGAGGCCTACTGCGCGCTGACGGGCTTCTCTTCCGAGGAGCTGCTCGCGCTTCCCGACGTGGGCGATCTGCTTCATTCGAGCGTCCGGGACTCCTACCAGGCGCATGTCTCGTGCCGGGATCCCGAAGCGCCGATCAAGGACCGCTACGAGACCCTGCTTGCGCGCAAGGACGGCACCCCCGTCGAGGTCGAGGTCGTCGTCCGGGGGACGCAGGCGGGTCCGTACGCGCTGCATTTCACCATCATCCGCGAGATCACCGAGAAGAAGCGGGCCAGTGAGCGCCTGCGCGAGAGCGAGGCGCGCTATCGCCTGCTCTTCGAGCACAGCAGCGATGCGGTGCTGATCGCCTCTCCCGAGGAGGGGGTCCTGACCGCCAACCCCGCCGCCTGCAAGGTCTTCGGCTACACGGTCGAAGAGTTCCGCCGCCTGCGCCGCGCTCAGCTGGTGGACGCGAGCGATCCGCGCTTCACCGACGCGGCCGTCGCGCGCGAGCTGACCGGCCAGTTCCGAGGCGAGCTGACGCTCATCCGCAAGGGCGGTGAGCGCTTTCCGGCGGAGGTCGCCTCGGCGAGCTTCGAGGACCAGGACGGGCGCCTCACCAGCGGCATGATCATCCGCGACATCACCGAGCGCCGCATGGTCGAGCGCATGAAGGACGAGTTCATCTCGGTGGTCAGCCACGAGCTGCGGACCCCTTTGACCGCGCTGCGCGGGGCTCTGGGCCTGCTGAGCGGCGACCGGCTCGGTTCCTTGTCGGCGCAGGGCGATCGCATGCTCGCGATCGCCCTCGGCAACGCGGAGCGCCTGATGCGGCTGGTCAACGACATCCTGGACGTGGAGCGAATGGCCACGGGCCACTTGGCGCTCGCGTTCGCAGAAGTGGACGCGGGGGCCCTCCTCATCCGGGCGGCGGAGGCCATGCGGGCGCTGGCGCTGGAGGCCGAGGTCACGCTCGAGGTGCGCCCCGTGGCACACGGGGTGAGAGCCGACGAGGATCGCATCATGCAGGCCCTCACCAACCTGCTCTCCAACGCCATCAAGTTCTCGCCGCCGGGGGGCATCGTGACCCTGGGCGCGGAGCCCCAGGGCGACCTGCTTCGCTTCTCGATCGCCGACGAGGGGCGCGGCATCCCCTTCGAGATGCAGGAGGCCGTCTTCGAGCGCTTCCGGCAGGTGGACGCCTCGGATTCGCGCGAGAAGGGGGGGACCGGCCTCGGGCTTCCCATCTGCCGCAGCATCGTCGAGCAGCACGGCGGCCGGATCTGGGCCGCGAGCCGCGTCGGGGCGGGCAGCACCTTCCACTTCACCCTGCCCCGGGTGGCTCGAGGAGAAAACCAGCCGTGA
- a CDS encoding leucyl aminopeptidase: protein MNIQLNAGPVAALPVDTLILGLHEDDKALSTAAKAIDAAFGGAVSNLLALGDFKPELNETFPLYLQGDIKRLVLLGLGKRSELTLEKIRQAAGSGVKAANDLKASRAALAGLEWADTRALVQTVAEGAELALYAFDECRSAADKASLSHLTLSLVAVTPEAEAALRKGRLLSEAVNWARTLVNRPGNKLTATNLATEATAMAVSRGLSSRVFGKKELQAMGFGCLLGVNAGSTEPPAFIVVEYMGGKPGDKPYALVGKGLTFDAGGLCIKPAGGMEEMKSDMAGAAAVLGTIRALSDLSVPVNVVALIASTDNMPGASAYRPGDILTSYKGLTVEVIDTDAEGRIVLSDALAYADKHYDPKATIDLATLTGSIIVALGGHVTGLFSNDQALSDGLYQSGQATGERVWPMPTWEAYADRAESDIADLKNADPRRGDAINAAKFLEKFAGERPWAHLDIAGPSWLDAPRPYEPKGGTGHGVRLLVDFLSARA, encoded by the coding sequence GTGAACATCCAGCTTAACGCCGGCCCCGTGGCCGCCTTGCCCGTCGACACCCTCATCCTCGGTCTCCACGAGGACGACAAGGCCCTCTCGACCGCCGCCAAGGCGATCGACGCGGCCTTCGGCGGCGCGGTCTCGAATCTGCTGGCGCTCGGCGACTTCAAGCCGGAGCTCAACGAGACCTTCCCCCTTTATCTCCAGGGCGACATCAAGCGCCTCGTGCTGCTCGGCCTCGGCAAGCGCTCGGAGCTGACCCTCGAGAAGATCCGCCAGGCGGCGGGCAGCGGCGTCAAGGCCGCCAATGACCTCAAGGCCTCGCGTGCCGCCCTCGCGGGGCTCGAATGGGCCGACACGAGGGCCCTGGTGCAGACCGTGGCGGAGGGCGCCGAGCTCGCCCTCTACGCCTTCGACGAGTGCCGCAGCGCCGCTGACAAGGCGAGCCTCTCGCACCTGACCCTTTCGCTTGTTGCCGTGACGCCCGAGGCCGAGGCGGCGCTTCGCAAGGGCCGGCTCCTGAGCGAGGCGGTCAATTGGGCGCGCACCCTCGTCAACCGTCCCGGCAACAAGCTGACGGCCACGAACCTCGCGACCGAGGCCACCGCCATGGCGGTCTCGCGCGGCCTCTCGAGCCGGGTGTTCGGCAAGAAGGAGCTCCAGGCCATGGGCTTCGGCTGCCTGCTCGGCGTCAACGCCGGCTCCACCGAGCCCCCCGCCTTCATCGTGGTCGAGTACATGGGCGGCAAGCCAGGCGACAAGCCCTACGCGCTGGTCGGCAAGGGCCTGACCTTCGACGCGGGCGGCCTGTGCATCAAGCCCGCCGGCGGCATGGAGGAGATGAAGTCCGACATGGCCGGCGCCGCCGCGGTGCTCGGCACCATCCGCGCGCTCAGCGACCTCTCGGTCCCCGTCAACGTGGTGGCCCTCATCGCGAGCACCGACAACATGCCCGGAGCCAGCGCCTACCGCCCGGGCGACATCCTCACGAGCTACAAGGGCCTGACGGTCGAGGTCATCGACACCGACGCCGAGGGCCGCATCGTCCTCTCGGACGCCCTGGCCTACGCCGACAAGCACTACGACCCCAAGGCCACCATCGACCTGGCGACGCTCACCGGCTCGATCATCGTGGCGCTCGGCGGCCACGTCACGGGCCTCTTCAGCAACGACCAGGCGCTCAGCGACGGCCTCTACCAGTCGGGCCAGGCGACGGGCGAGCGGGTGTGGCCCATGCCCACCTGGGAGGCTTACGCCGATCGCGCCGAGAGCGACATCGCCGATCTCAAGAACGCGGATCCCCGGCGCGGAGACGCGATCAACGCGGCGAAGTTCCTGGAGAAGTTCGCGGGCGAGCGCCCCTGGGCGCACCTGGACATCGCCGGGCCCTCCTGGCTCGACGCGCCTCGCCCCTACGAGCCCAAGGGCGGCACCGGCCACGGTGTCCGCCTGTTGGTGGATTTCCTGAGCGCGCGGGCGTAG
- a CDS encoding acyl-CoA thioesterase yields the protein MSNQQPAIRVMLMPKDTNAFGTIFGGVILSYIDIAGAIEARRHTRHRVVTVAMREVVFHQPVYVGDNVSFYTSLVKTGKTSITVKVTVEAQRVSDPSVTVKVTEAETVFVAIDDEGKKTAIA from the coding sequence ATGAGCAACCAGCAGCCCGCCATCCGCGTCATGTTGATGCCCAAGGACACCAACGCCTTCGGCACCATCTTCGGCGGGGTGATCCTCAGCTATATCGACATCGCAGGCGCCATCGAGGCCCGCCGTCACACCCGCCACCGCGTCGTCACCGTCGCCATGCGCGAGGTGGTCTTCCACCAGCCCGTCTACGTGGGCGACAACGTGAGCTTCTACACCTCGCTGGTCAAGACCGGCAAGACCTCGATCACCGTCAAGGTCACGGTCGAGGCCCAGCGCGTCTCGGACCCCAGCGTCACGGTGAAGGTCACCGAGGCCGAGACGGTCTTCGTGGCCATCGACGACGAGGGCAAGAAGACGGCCATCGCCTAG
- a CDS encoding MBL fold metallo-hydrolase: protein MIVETFPVGPLGCNCTVIGCPETREAVVVDPGGDLELIQEVLDRHGLKVTRILHTHAHFDHLLATGALKEARGGEISLHEGDLELYRSVPMQGRLFGMTLASPPEPDRLVKDGERLEWGQGTGEVMHTPGHTPGSICLHVGDRKLVLTGDTLFAGGIGRTDLWGGDFPTIMRSIHERLLSLDDDTVVIPGHGPATTIGEERKSNPFLQG from the coding sequence ATGATCGTCGAGACCTTCCCCGTCGGCCCCCTGGGCTGCAACTGCACCGTCATTGGCTGCCCCGAGACAAGAGAGGCCGTGGTGGTCGACCCGGGCGGGGACCTCGAACTCATCCAGGAGGTCCTGGACCGGCACGGGCTGAAGGTCACGCGCATCCTGCACACCCACGCCCACTTCGACCACCTGCTCGCCACCGGCGCGCTCAAGGAGGCGCGCGGCGGCGAAATTTCGCTGCACGAGGGCGACCTGGAGCTGTACCGGAGCGTCCCCATGCAGGGGCGCCTCTTCGGGATGACCCTCGCGTCGCCCCCCGAGCCGGACCGGCTGGTCAAGGACGGCGAGCGCCTCGAATGGGGGCAGGGCACGGGCGAGGTCATGCACACCCCCGGCCACACCCCGGGCAGCATCTGCCTGCACGTGGGCGATCGCAAGCTGGTCCTGACCGGCGACACCCTGTTCGCGGGGGGCATCGGCCGCACCGACCTGTGGGGCGGCGACTTCCCCACGATCATGCGCTCGATTCACGAGCGCCTGCTTTCGCTCGACGACGACACGGTCGTGATCCCGGGCCACGGCCCGGCCACCACCATCGGCGAGGAGCGCAAATCGAACCCGTTCCTCCAGGGCTAA
- a CDS encoding DUF3465 domain-containing protein, with translation MGLHRVWRSASVLAAIVALAGCGSPATTATFSTAQTSSIVEAKAVPVASAFDTITATVTEILPADSHGLPHQNFIVSEISPRQGLKVEVNNDTKYGSEVKGLKVGMKLVIKGVRYHDDKRDKDGIHWTHKATKAGDAGYIQTPDGKKYE, from the coding sequence ATGGGTCTTCATCGCGTTTGGCGCTCCGCGTCAGTCCTGGCCGCCATCGTGGCGCTCGCCGGTTGCGGATCGCCCGCGACCACCGCGACGTTCTCGACGGCCCAGACGTCCTCGATCGTCGAGGCCAAGGCGGTCCCCGTCGCGTCGGCCTTCGACACGATCACCGCCACGGTCACGGAGATCCTCCCCGCGGACAGCCACGGCCTGCCCCACCAGAACTTCATCGTCTCCGAGATCAGCCCCCGCCAGGGCCTCAAGGTCGAGGTCAACAACGACACCAAGTACGGCTCCGAGGTCAAGGGCCTGAAGGTCGGCATGAAGCTCGTGATCAAGGGCGTGCGCTACCACGACGACAAGCGGGACAAGGACGGCATCCACTGGACCCACAAGGCCACCAAGGCTGGAGATGCGGGTTACATTCAGACTCCCGACGGCAAGAAGTACGAGTAG